A single region of the Halorussus gelatinilyticus genome encodes:
- a CDS encoding ABC transporter substrate-binding protein, translated as MTDTDNLNRRRFLQATGGAASAVALAGCTGGNNDSQDTATTTADETTTADSTETTTTEEANTPSDDSNVLRLINSTMTTLDPIKATDTASGTVIQQVFDALMNYPNAEIEVKSQLAKSHTVSDDFKTYTFKLKEGAKFHNGTEVTAQDFVYSFERLAASDNSRRAYFILDSIGVKHETDSEGNYKPGSMAVTAEDDYTLKMELSEPFHAVLEMLAYTSFAALPKGIVGDIKGHEGEMSHKKFSTKSPVGAGPFTFDTWSTNTEARVSKFENYHGSAADVDGVHWNIMSDPQAMYTYGTVNQNADMLHAGQLPTSQYNRNKVNVKKTDKLGRKVGTYGKTTSGATMKYTGVPTIGSYYIGFNAEAVPKAVRQAAAYALNQGQAVNKVFKGRGESSYHFTPPSIYPGGPDAYKKHAKENYPYGYNETKLAEARKVMKEAGYGKDNKFSFEFTVYQSSSTWPELGKLLRDKLASAYIDMSINTAPFSTLLKRGRKGNLEAYSLGWIMDYPAPDNFLQLIHPPKTDTSKSNELSYFNWSGTEAAKKATKAWEKVQNNPKPTDAAKKKRNEAYVAMEEANWEDVVLLPAYHDFSERFTYDWIDAPRFGAADYSRQMYNNVKIGERK; from the coding sequence ATGACAGATACTGACAATCTCAACCGGCGTCGTTTCCTGCAGGCGACCGGTGGTGCGGCATCGGCCGTAGCTCTCGCTGGCTGTACTGGTGGTAACAACGATTCCCAAGATACTGCGACGACGACGGCCGACGAGACGACGACGGCCGACAGCACGGAGACGACGACGACGGAGGAGGCTAACACGCCGAGCGACGACTCGAACGTCCTCCGCCTCATCAACTCCACGATGACCACGCTGGACCCCATCAAGGCGACCGACACCGCCTCCGGGACGGTCATCCAGCAGGTCTTCGACGCCCTGATGAACTACCCCAACGCGGAGATCGAGGTCAAGAGCCAACTCGCGAAGAGCCACACGGTCTCCGACGACTTCAAGACCTACACCTTCAAACTGAAGGAAGGCGCGAAGTTCCACAACGGGACGGAAGTCACTGCACAGGACTTCGTGTACTCGTTCGAGCGCCTCGCGGCCTCGGACAACTCCCGGCGCGCGTACTTCATCCTCGACTCCATCGGTGTCAAACACGAGACCGACAGCGAGGGCAACTACAAGCCCGGTAGCATGGCCGTCACGGCCGAGGACGACTACACGCTCAAGATGGAGCTCTCCGAGCCGTTCCACGCGGTGCTGGAGATGCTCGCGTACACCTCGTTCGCCGCCCTGCCGAAGGGCATCGTCGGCGACATCAAGGGCCACGAGGGCGAGATGAGCCACAAGAAGTTCTCGACCAAGAGTCCCGTCGGTGCGGGTCCCTTCACCTTCGACACGTGGAGCACCAACACCGAGGCGCGAGTCTCGAAGTTCGAGAACTATCACGGGAGCGCCGCCGACGTGGACGGCGTCCACTGGAACATCATGTCCGACCCGCAGGCGATGTACACCTACGGGACCGTCAACCAGAACGCGGACATGCTTCACGCCGGTCAGCTCCCCACTAGTCAGTACAACCGAAACAAGGTCAACGTCAAGAAGACCGACAAGCTCGGGCGGAAGGTCGGTACCTACGGGAAGACGACGAGCGGCGCGACGATGAAGTACACCGGGGTCCCGACCATCGGTTCCTACTACATCGGCTTCAACGCGGAGGCAGTTCCGAAGGCCGTCCGTCAGGCCGCCGCCTACGCGCTGAATCAGGGTCAGGCGGTGAACAAGGTGTTCAAGGGCCGCGGCGAGAGTTCGTATCACTTCACGCCGCCGTCCATCTACCCCGGCGGACCCGACGCGTACAAGAAGCACGCGAAGGAGAACTACCCCTACGGCTACAACGAGACGAAGCTCGCCGAGGCCCGGAAGGTCATGAAGGAGGCTGGCTACGGCAAGGACAACAAGTTCAGCTTCGAGTTCACGGTCTACCAGTCGTCGAGCACGTGGCCCGAACTCGGCAAGCTCCTGCGGGACAAGCTCGCCAGCGCCTACATCGACATGAGCATCAACACCGCGCCGTTCTCGACGCTCCTCAAGCGCGGTCGGAAGGGCAACCTCGAAGCCTACTCGCTGGGGTGGATTATGGACTACCCGGCACCGGACAACTTCCTGCAACTCATTCACCCGCCGAAGACCGACACGTCGAAGAGCAACGAGCTGTCGTACTTCAACTGGTCCGGAACGGAAGCCGCCAAGAAGGCGACCAAAGCGTGGGAGAAGGTCCAGAACAACCCCAAGCCGACCGACGCGGCCAAGAAGAAGCGCAACGAGGCCTACGTCGCGATGGAAGAGGCCAACTGGGAGGACGTCGTTCTCCTGCCGGCCTACCACGACTTCAGTGAGCGCTTCACCTACGACTGGATCGACGCACCGCGCTTCGGTGCGGCCGACTACAGCCGTCAGATGTACAACAACGTCAAAATCGGCGAGCGCAAGTAA